CGGGCCGGCGGTCCCGGAGGCCCTCGATGATGAGTCCCATCTGCAGGCCCCAGTCGCCCAGGTGCACGTCGCCGATCACTTCGTGGCCCACGAAGCGGCAGATCCGCACGATGCTCTCGCCGATGATGGCGGCCCGGAGATGGCCGACGTGGAGCGGTTTGGCCACATTGGGCCCTCCGTAATCGACGAGGATCCTCCCGGGAGCCGTGACGGTTTTGCAACCCAGCCTTTCGTCCTCGTACACTTCCTGGATATGGGCAGCGACAAATTCGTCCTTCAGCACGATATTGATGAATCCCGGTCCGGCGAGGGACAGATCATCGAAAACGTCGGCCGCCGAGATGGAATCGACCACGTTCTGTGCGATTTGCCGCGGATTGCCCCGGTACTGTCTGGCCGCCGCAAGCGCCCCGTTGCACTGAAACTGGCACAGGTCCGGCCGGTCGGATACGCGCACTTCGCCGTAGCCTGGATCATAACCGGCCGATGCAAAGGCGTCCGAAAACACGACCGTCAGTTTGTCCGCCAGGGTTCCCACGAAACTCCCTTCAGGCTGGATTGCCGAAGATGGTGACCACCAGCCGCCGCGCGCCGCCGCGTTCCCGGTGTTCGCAGAGATAGATGCCTTGCCAGATCCCCAGGTTGAGCCGGCCGGCGGTGATGGGTATGGACACGCTGTTGCCCATCATCGACGCCTTGATGTGCGCCGGCATGTCGTCCGGTCCCTCCTCGTCATGCCGGTAATGCGGCTGGTTCTCGGGAACGAGGACGTTCATGTGGCGCTCGAAGTCGCCTCGGACGTCCGGTGCCGCGTTCTCATTGATCGTGAGGGAAGCGGAGGTATGGCAGATGAAGACATGGGCGATGCCGACATTGATATCCGCAAGTTCGGGGACCTGGTTCGTGATTTCATTCGTCACCAGGTGGAAGCCCCGGGACCTGGGAGAAAGGGTGATCTGCTTCTGAATCCACTGCATCAGAGTACGTACCGCCTCAGGAATCGGTCTACGTCGTCGTAGAAGGCGACAATCGTCTCCACTTTGCGCCAACCGTGGCCCTCCCCTTCGTACAACCGGTAGATGTGGGGCACCTTGTTCCGCCTGAGGACCTCGACGATGGACTCGGCCTGGTCCTGCGGTACCACCTTGTCCTCGCTGCCCTGGAAAATGGCGACCGGGTCGCGGATCCGGTCCGCGTGGAAGAGCGGCGACCAGGCCTGGTACCGGGCACTGTGTTCGGGCAAGGTCCCGACCATCAGGTCCAGGTACTTCGCCTCGAACTTGTGGGTGTCGGTGGCCAGGCCGAAGAGATTCGTCACGCCATAGAGGCACAGGCCGGCGCGAAACACTCCGGGATGATGGATGAGGGCGTTAAGCACGGTAAATCCTCCCGCGCTGCCGCCTTTTATGACGATGCGGTCCGGATCGGCGAGATCCCGTTCGACGAGGGCATGGGCGCCGCTGACGGCATCTTCCGTGTCATACTCGCCCCAGTGTTCACGCAGCGCGGTCATGTAAGCGCGTCCATAACCCGTACTTCCCCGGTAATTCACGTACAGGCAGGCATAACCCCGGTTGGTGAAGAAGGGGATCTCGGCGGAATAGTCCGATCTGTGCTGCCCGGTCGGCCCGCCGTGGATGCTGACGATGACCGGCGGTTTGCCCGTGCCGGTGAACCGGCTGCTGACGGGTGGATAGTAGAGCCCGTGAACTTCTCCCCCACCCGGGTTCGTCCAGGTGATTGATTCGGGACTGGACAGGTCCGCTTTGGGGATCATCTCCGACTGGCTGCGGCGATGCACGGTATGAGTGTCTTCATCCAGCGTGACCACGCGCTCGGGTACGGTAGACGAAGACGCTATACACGCCACGGTATGCCGGGATGGCGAGACGGCGATCTGCATCATCCAGGTGTACTGGGGCGTTTCCAGTTTCAACTTCCGGGCGGATGCCAGGGAGACTTTCCACAACGATGCAAAACCGCGTTCGTTACCGCGGTAGAACAGGGTATCGCTTTCCGGCCCCCACCCGTAAATCCGCACGCCCTGCACCCAGGCGGGATCGGCCAGGGTGGTTCCCTCGGCCAGGACGCGCCGCTTCCCCGTGTCAAGTTCCAGAACGACCAGGCTGTCCCACTCCCCATCCGTTACGATATAGGACAGCCACCTGCCGTCGGGGGAAAAGGCGGGTTGAAATACCGGCGTATCCGCGTCTCCTTCGATCAGTTGTTCGTCTGCCAGGGCACGGCGATCGGTATCGATCCGGCCGGTCTTCAGTCGCGTGCCGTCCCAGGGCATCTGCGGCTGGTCCCATTCGATCCACGCGATCCGTTCGTCGTCCGGGTGCCAGGCCGGCTGCATGTAGAAACCGGCGCCGCGGACCAGGTTGACGGGCCAGCCGCTGCCTTCGCTGTCTACCAGCGCGATGACATCCACGGATTCGCATGTATGGACGTAGATCACCCACTTTCCGGCCCGCGACACGGCCGGAGACGCGGCCGCGCCGAAGGCCGGCGTGATCGACCTGGCCGGTCCCGGGGACAGGGACTGTCGGTACAGCCTGCCGTCCTTTTCGGCGAATACGACGAAGTCGTCGGTTACGGTGAAATCACCGCCGCCGTATCCGACGCCGCCACGGACCGGATGGCCGTCCGTCAGGTCGTATGGCGCCTCGTTACCCCTGCGGCAGACGAGCACCCCGGTATCCGAACGCTGTTCCAGCCAGACCAGGCCAGTGCCGTCGCCGATCCACTGCACATCATAGAGCGGCGTTCTGGCACCCATGGTCTTCGCCGTAATAGCGCTCTTCCAGTAACCATACGCCACGGGTATGCGGTCCGCCGCCTGACCGGTCGTCACGGGGTTGTCCTTATCACCAGGTTCCTTGTTTACCGCTTGAAATCACCACGCTTAAATCTTTTCTTGAATATACCCGCAGGCGGTTCGTAAGCAACCGTTTATGCATCGTCCTGCAGTCATGTCCGAATCATCACCGCCCGGCTGGGCCGGGTACTGGTTACGGTCCTGTTCATGCGTCTGTCACAGTTCTTTTTTCAAACGTTGCGCGAGACACAGGGCGACGCGGAAATCCCCAGCCACCAGCTTCTCCTTCGCGCAGGTCTCGTCCGGCAGGTGGCTTCCGGCATTTTTGCCTACCTGCCCCTCGGCCAGCGGGTTAAACGACGCATCGAAGACATCGTCCGCGAAGAGATGGACGCCGTAGGCGGCCAGGAAGTGGTGCTGCCGGTGGTGCAGCCGGCGGATCTATGGCGGGAGAGCGGCCGCTGGCGGCAGATCGGGAGCGATATGGCCCGGCTGAAGGACCGGAACGGCCGCGATCTGTGCCTGGCCATGACCCACGAAGAGGTGGTGGCGTCGCTTGTCCGCGACCTGATCAGAAGCTATCGGCAAATGCCGTGCCTGCTGTATCAGGTACAGACGAAATTCAGAGATGAACCGCGGCCACGGGGCGGTCTGATCCGCATGCGCGAGTTCACGATGAAGGACGGCTACTCTTTCCACGTAGATGCCGGAGATCTCGATGACTGGTACGAGAAAGTCTTTCAGGCTTACACCAACATATTTCGCCGCTGCGGACTCGCCGCTGTGGCGGTGCGCAGCGACCCGGGGATGATGGGCGGATCGGACGCCCATGAGTTCATCGAACCGGCGCCGTCCGGCGAGGATACGATTCTGTCCTGCTGCTCCTGCGGTTACCGGGCCAACAGGCAGGTGGCCCTCCTGGGGAAGGAAACTCCGTCTGCGGAAGATCGACTGCCTCTCGAAGAATTACATACGCCGGGCACCACCACCATTGACGAGCTTGCCCGATTTCTGGACATACCGGCGGCGAAGACCGCCAAGGCCATGTTCATGGTCGCCACCGTCGCGGACGATCAGGGCGGTGCGGTGGACCGTTTCGTTTTCGCCGTGCTCAGGGGCGACATGGAGCTCAGCGATACCAAGCTGGCCAATGCCGTCGGAGCGCTCCAGCTCCGGCCGGCCACGCCGGAGGAGATACGCGCCGTCGGCGCCGAGCCCGGCTTCGGGTCGCCGCTCGGTATAGATCGATCCCGATCGCTGCTCATCGTCGACGATTTGATCCCGGCCTGCTTCAACCTGGTCGCGGGCGCCAACCGGATCGACTATCACGTGGTCAATGTGAATTACGGACGGGACTACGAAGCCGATATCGTCGCGGACATTGCAGCGGCCGGCGACGGAGACGCCTGCCCTGCCTGCGG
The window above is part of the Gemmatimonadota bacterium genome. Proteins encoded here:
- a CDS encoding secondary thiamine-phosphate synthase enzyme YjbQ, which produces MQWIQKQITLSPRSRGFHLVTNEITNQVPELADINVGIAHVFICHTSASLTINENAAPDVRGDFERHMNVLVPENQPHYRHDEEGPDDMPAHIKASMMGNSVSIPITAGRLNLGIWQGIYLCEHRERGGARRLVVTIFGNPA
- a CDS encoding S9 family peptidase; translation: MTTGQAADRIPVAYGYWKSAITAKTMGARTPLYDVQWIGDGTGLVWLEQRSDTGVLVCRRGNEAPYDLTDGHPVRGGVGYGGGDFTVTDDFVVFAEKDGRLYRQSLSPGPARSITPAFGAAASPAVSRAGKWVIYVHTCESVDVIALVDSEGSGWPVNLVRGAGFYMQPAWHPDDERIAWIEWDQPQMPWDGTRLKTGRIDTDRRALADEQLIEGDADTPVFQPAFSPDGRWLSYIVTDGEWDSLVVLELDTGKRRVLAEGTTLADPAWVQGVRIYGWGPESDTLFYRGNERGFASLWKVSLASARKLKLETPQYTWMMQIAVSPSRHTVACIASSSTVPERVVTLDEDTHTVHRRSQSEMIPKADLSSPESITWTNPGGGEVHGLYYPPVSSRFTGTGKPPVIVSIHGGPTGQHRSDYSAEIPFFTNRGYACLYVNYRGSTGYGRAYMTALREHWGEYDTEDAVSGAHALVERDLADPDRIVIKGGSAGGFTVLNALIHHPGVFRAGLCLYGVTNLFGLATDTHKFEAKYLDLMVGTLPEHSARYQAWSPLFHADRIRDPVAIFQGSEDKVVPQDQAESIVEVLRRNKVPHIYRLYEGEGHGWRKVETIVAFYDDVDRFLRRYVL
- a CDS encoding proline--tRNA ligase, with the translated sequence MRLSQFFFQTLRETQGDAEIPSHQLLLRAGLVRQVASGIFAYLPLGQRVKRRIEDIVREEMDAVGGQEVVLPVVQPADLWRESGRWRQIGSDMARLKDRNGRDLCLAMTHEEVVASLVRDLIRSYRQMPCLLYQVQTKFRDEPRPRGGLIRMREFTMKDGYSFHVDAGDLDDWYEKVFQAYTNIFRRCGLAAVAVRSDPGMMGGSDAHEFIEPAPSGEDTILSCCSCGYRANRQVALLGKETPSAEDRLPLEELHTPGTTTIDELARFLDIPAAKTAKAMFMVATVADDQGGAVDRFVFAVLRGDMELSDTKLANAVGALQLRPATPEEIRAVGAEPGFGSPLGIDRSRSLLIVDDLIPACFNLVAGANRIDYHVVNVNYGRDYEADIVADIAAAGDGDACPACGGGLRADQGIEVGNIFKLGTKYSSAMNAGYLDRENVSHPIVMGCYGIGIDRLMASIVERHHDENGICWPATVAPFQVVVIDLSGGDPRVSDAAESVYETLVSAELEVLYDDRDDRAGVKFNDADLMGIPVRLTVGRRGVEKGVVELKIRRTGQMKDVPLGDGLTEAVMESIGT